One Jaculus jaculus isolate mJacJac1 chromosome 4, mJacJac1.mat.Y.cur, whole genome shotgun sequence genomic window, tggcttttaaagtttgctttGAGTAatgtgctgtgatcctgatgggtttgcctttttgtatgtgacttggtttttctaactgctttctatatattttctttggtttgtgtgtttggtagtttgattataatatggcgaggagaggttctttccaggttttgtctggctggtgttctaaaggcttcatgtatctgcattggcacctctttcccaatttggggaaagttttcttctgtgattttgttgaaaacgcctactatgcctttggagtgaaattcttctccttctactatactctgaattcttacatttgatcttttcatagtgtcccaaagatactgaaattctcattcataccttcctattactttgtctttctctttgttggactttattagatctgccacctggtcttctagtttagatattctgtcctctccttcctccattctactggtgagattttctacagttttttgtttgactgacttttttcattgctagtatttctgactggtttttctttattatttctatttccttattcatgtcttgtattgacctccttatttcattaaattggtttcctgtgtcttctttgatttgatatcctctttgatttctttgagcatatttataatcattcttttgaaatctttctcaggcattccctctaaatcagtctcattggaggtcacTTCTGATGGGTTTATACTTTTTGGGTGGAtaatatattgtcttgattttttgtgtttcttacattataatgtagagatttttgtatcttggcttaaattaatgcttgggttttctaattatctgcagcattattagatgtatctatctatctgatgttatatgtcttcatggtaggagcttaagatgtggctcttaagactctcaaagcaaccacaaaagtgaccctagatattgggtttgcctgctataagagtattcttgtgggctgagtggaacaaaatacaggcaaattctaaaatgttaactaaacaatatacacattcaatgaaaaatggcacagagtatttatgcaaaagtaggtattatgacaaccagatcctcttacAGTCACTAAGGCTGTGTGTTgtcccatacccttaatcctgtcaactgggaaactgagatttctggtctgtagagggttccaaggtcagcttaTGACTGAGTGAGACCTTTCCCAAACAAATGAcacaggagacaaaggcactataaatcaggaagcaaaaaATGACAAGACCAAAATATagattatttaagaatggaaaatatgACCATCAGATTTAAATTTACCCTGACatagaaggtgcaattagcacttctgatgcaagcctatataccaggtttatttggcagACAGTgacccagttaccttttgggatggctttggtctcagctatgctgcacgcctgcttgggtccctttgctgtgctgtgggctcaggcagGCTGGCCGAGTTGGTGGGTCagtgctctgatcacctgtggcAGATGCTGtataggtgagctcccttccccaggtctctggtgcctGATGGCACTTGTGCTGCTGGGAGCGgtgggggaggctgtggatggtggctgaagttctcttGCTGGCCCTCACAATCCTCTTCCTCACGAGCCACTCCAATATCCCCTGCTGtccttccttcatgtttcttgagtttgcgaggagccCTGGAATGAgcggaaaatcccctcacctggctcttctgtggctcaggccaagcctggtaGCAGCAGCCACACAAATCTGGTGCCACTGCtactggagccgcttctgcctttCTAAGGTCTCTAGactctctgggtctctcctagTTCTCTGGTGCAGTTGATAATttattatacaccttcactttttagtagaagagtgtactttgctgtttttttttgttttttgtttttttttttctttttctcccctgggctgctttggcatggttcctatgcttccctcttaactggaagtccctcaataaactttaaaaaaataggaaaattgcTTCACTTCTTATATCTGCGAAAACCAAAGTGATGCTTTGTTGcaatccggttcgcattgctggtagaaatcacctaaccaagagcagcttctgggaaaaagagatttattttggcttacagactcgaggggaagctccatgatggcaggggaaaacgatggcatgaacagaaggtggacatcaccccctggccaacataagatggaccacagccacaggagagtgtgccaaacactggcaaggggaaactggctttaatacccataagcccacccccaacaatacactccctccaggaggcattaattcccaaatatccatcagctgggaacctagcattcacaacacctaagtttatgggggacacctgaatcaaaccaccacatgcttgTTTAAACATTCTCTAATGGATAAAGTAAAACACAAAGATAAGACATGGGAGTCAAATATTTAGACAATTCATTCGTTTGATATAGGATAAGAGAAAAGGATGGTGTCTAGAGGAAATGGCAACATCTGTTCATAAtcgttttaaaaattatttcatttgggttgcagagacggcttagtggttaagcgcttgcctgtgaagcctaaggaccccggttcaaggctcgattccccaggacccacgttagccagatgcacaagggggcgcacgcgtctggagcttggttgcagtagctggaggccctggagcgcccattctttctccctctccctctctctctctctctcatctgcctctttctctctctgttgctctcaaataaataaaaatgaacaaaaaaattcattttatttatttatttgagagaaagaaagaggcaggtagagagagaaagagagagagggggcacaccagggccttcagccactgcaaacaaactcaactccagatacatgcaccaccttgtgcatctggcttacgtgggtcctggcaaatcaaacctgcattctttggctttgcaggcaagcttccttaccactaagccatctctccagcccagagtctttttctttctctctttctttcccccttccttccttccttccttccttccttctttccttcctttctttctttcttttttggtttttcaaggtagggtttcactctagcccaggctgacctggaattcactatggaatctcagggtggccttgaactcacggtagtcctcctacctctgcctcccaagtgctgggattaaaggtgtgcgccaccacgccgggcttccacagagtctttttaaaatttatgatggtacacgtgtgtgtgagtgtgtacacacacatggtgTGTGTCTGTTCTCTTCTTCCACCTACAGGactgggtctcttgctgctgcaaaggaacatgAGTAGTTTAGCTGGCCTTTGAACTTCAGCTCTTCCTGACCCCGCTTCCTATTGTCATGGACATATTAGGATCACAGATACAACATGCCtctctgcatccagctttacacgggtgctggggaattgaacttggcttgacattctttgcaagcaagcaccctaaagcacagagcaatctctccagccaccaaatagtcattctgcttttttttttttttttttttgagggagggttttgctctagtccaggctgtccaggaattcattcactatgtagtctcagggtggccttaaactcttggtgatcctcctacctctgccacccgagtgctggaattaaacattaaaggcgtgtaccaccttttttttttttttttttttgctttttcgaggtaggttctcactctagctcaggctgacctggaattcactatgtagtctcagggtggccttgaactcatggtgatcttcctacctctgcctctcaagtgctaggattaaaggggtacaccaccatgcccagttccgccctgctttttttttttttttttcaagtaggggctctgtttatcccaggctggccttgaactcacattgattctcttacctcagcctctcaagtgctgggactcactcaaacaaactccagacgcgtgcgcccccttgtgcatctggctaacgtgggacctggggaaccgagcctcgaaccggggtccttaggcttcacaggcaagtgcttaaccgctaagccatctctccagcccctcactcttaagtttttgttaaacttttatttgcaagagagagagagaaaatatgaaatgtgggaatgggcatgctagggcctcttgccattgcaaaccaactacaggtacatgcagcactttgttcatctggctttatgtggatactgaggaactgaacctgagctgacaggctttggaagcaaacacatttaactgctgacTGGCTCATCATCTTAACTTTAAGAGTTTATCTAAATTTAGTAATTGTTAATAATCTATTGGAGCCTTAGTTTTGTCCTCTGACCCAAATTTGTTTTTGGTTCTCTTATCCTGCAGAGTAGACCACAAACTCCAAGCCTTACAAGAACAGTTTGAAGAACTGGACATCACCAAGGATAAACTCACACAGAAATTTGAACACCATAGCAAGATTTTGGCAAGTCAAGCAGCCCAGGATGAGCTATGGACAGCAGTTTTGGCACTTAAGTGAGTATTGTTTGAGAAAACTGGACTTCGGTGGCTTTGTGAGAGCTTTCAGTGGTCATTCCAAAACTGAGATTACATGTTTCCAAAAGACAGTACATTTATATTCATtaaatattcatttgaaagaagccaagtgaggtggcacacacctttaaccccagcacttgggagtgagaccctacctcaaaaaaaaaaaaaaagattaatttgaGCATTGCTTGAGTACTTGTTCATAAGCTAGGAACTGCAGTATATACCTTATTGAGTTTTTttgtggattttgttgttgtttttttgaggtagggttttgctctagcccaggttgacctggaattcactatgtagtctcaaggtagcctcaaactccctacttcctctgcctcctgattgctgggattaaaggcatgcaccaccacacctggtcttatcaaggtgttttggttttttgaggtagggtctcactctagtccaggctgacctggaattaactctggagtctcagggtggctttgaactcatggcgatcctacctctgctttcccaagtgctgggattaaaggcatgcaccaccacacctggctaagtatttttttttttaattttttatttatttatttgagagcgacagacacagagagaaagacagatagagggagagagagagaatgggcgcgccagggcttccagcctctgcaaacgaactccagacgcgtgcgcccccttgtgcatctggctaacgtgggacctggggaaccgagcctcgaaccggggtccttaggcttcacaggcaagcgcttaaccgctaagccatctctccagcccctggctaagtattttttaatatgttatttatttatttttgttgttgttgttttttgaggtagggtctcactgtagcccaggctgacctggaattcactatggagtctcagggtggcctcgaactcacaatcctcccacctctgcctcctgagtgctgggattaaaggcatgcaccaccactcccggctaaaatgttatttttattttttatttaacacagaaagagggagagagagagaatgggtgggccagggcctccagccagctaaCATGagtccagggaatcaaacctgggtcctttggctttgcaggcaaatgccttaactgctaagccatccctccagcccttactgaATTTGTTACttgtcaaattctttttttttttttttcttttgatttttcgaggtagggtctcactctagcccagactgacctggaattcactgtgtagtctcagggtgacctcaaattctcaGCGttcttcctatctttgccttttgagtgctggctATAAAATTCTTACTACCAGAAACAGGTAATAGAACTCCCTTGCCATAATGATCTTATAGTATGGATGGCCTGAGAACTTGGCTATCTAGTTTCACGCAGGCTAGAGTTCTAAAGTATGTCATCATACACAGCAGCTAATTTCCCTAGTGGGTTTACATTGAGCTAACCTAGTCAAATGTAATTTATGTTCGTGTGTAAAGTGTTCTGCTCTCAGACGCTTTCCACATTTTGCACAGGTTCACTTCAATGGAACTGAATATTTTATACAGCTATGTCATCGAGGCACTTGTCTGCCTGCACACTCATGTGCTTGAGAAGCTGCCAGACCTGGTGAGAGGTCTTCCCACCCTAGCCTCTGTCCTTAGACAGCAAGTCAAGAACAGGCGTGTTCGAGTTGCGTGGGAGTCGGTCCTGAGCGAGTGTGGGCTGCAGGCGGGAGACGTCACAGCGCTCTGCACCTTCTTTATTGCGCATGGCAACAAGGCGGAGTACTATGCTGCTAAAGTGAGGCACATGTATATCAGAGATGTCACGCTCATGATCACCAATATGGTAAAGAATCAAGTGCTACAGGATGGTTTGCTGAAGGCTCTTCAGGTCACCGAGAAGGGGAAAGCAATGCCGCCGCCCAGAGAGCCAAAGTCACCCCTAAAAGAGTTGATACCATCAGTCAGAAACTAACGTGTTAGGTAGTGACTCAGTGATTCTACTTTTGGTCATTTACATCACATATCATAAAAAATAGTAAGTTATTGGTTGCAGGCTTACTTTGTAGCAAAAAACTCTGAGCGAAACATTAAAGAAAttatgacagggctggagagatggcttagcggctaagcgcttgccagtgaagcctaaggaccccggttccaggctggattccccaggacccacgttagccagatgcacaagggggcgcatgcgtcgcgttcatttgcagtgggtggaggccctggcgcccccattctctctctctgtctgtcgctctcaaataaataagtaaaaatgaacaacaacaacaacaaaatgccggTTGTGatagcgcatacctttaatcccagcacctgggaggcagagttaggaggatcaccatgagttcgaggccaccctgagactacatagtaaattccaggtcagcctggaccagagtgagagcccacctcaaaaaaaaaaaaagaaagaaagaaagaaattgtgacAAGTACAATGAAGTTTGTGTGCAGCCATATCATAGAATGCCCTGTGTATAAGGTCTCCTGAAGATCAAAGGTCATACCAAATGAGTTGATACTATGTGTCAGAAACTAGCCTTCAAGGGGCTGTGCTATAGAAGTAAGTATGAATGATCTGTCAATTTGTCATGGGTCTGAGGATTCTCTGGCCCAAACTTTCTTACAGGTGTTTATTTGAGAAGACGGGGAGGATAAGCCAGATATCCCTTCCCAGTATTAGCCAGGTCTGAATATGCTAAGttctaaaatcagagcagatcaGGTATGAGCAGGGTGTTATGGCCACAGACTGAGTGAGGGTCTCCTTGGGTAACCTAGGCTGATCTAAAACTCTCtttatggcccaggctggcctccaacttgagaTATGTCtgcttctatctctatctcctaaatgctgggattataaggcaATGATCACACCCACCTCAGAGAtgctttttaaatgttaaataaaatttggtttgaattttttttttttttttgagatagggtctcaggtagcctcaAATTTGATGTGTAGCTAAGGCTAGTCTTGAACAccttgaccctcctgcctctacttcccaactgctgggattatagcatgTTTTACCATACTGGCTAAACTGAGCTACTTACACTCAGTATAACAAACCAAATGAAGTTATTTTACTCACACTATCAAGTATCAAGCTCAAGCTAACCATCCAGAAAATCAGGAGAGAAATCATCTCCAAACTCATCAGTTTTAGCCAGCATAAGGAAATTGCCATTGCTTGAGCCtttataagaaaatattctttGAAACCACAATCTAAGTTTTGTTGTTTCTGCTTTCCTCAGATGTTATCTGTTCATAAAGCTAATCTTTTGTTCAGCTAATCAGAAGATTTATTCTATAAAATTCTAGAATTGCTGATGAAAGCCAATagagatttttggtttttttaagtatttatttatttatttgagacacagagagaaagtggaagatatatagagagagtataggcatgctagggcctcaagccactgcgaaggaactccagacacatgtgccatcttgtgcatctggctattatgggcactggggaattgaacctgggtacttaggcttcataggcaagtgtcttaactgctaagccatctctccagccccaatagagattttattttatttatttatttaagagaaagagggagagagtgagaaagaaaatgggtgtgcagagcctccagccactgcaaacaaactctagatgcatgtgccactttgtgcatctggcttacatgggtcctgggaaatcaaaccagggtcctttggctttgcaggcaaatgcttttggcgacctgtctctggccagctaggactcagcaagacacctaatggcttcttgcctgctacttcctcacaggagttggaattgtcatttcaatagtcacagtttactattataggcccttacctctcccccatcctagaattcccgccttcattctcaacattatacaggcaaccgcctgtaacaataaagtgagttcctgcttcgacaagactcccgactcagtgtgttttttctccagtgactaggagaggttctgagtcgtccaacactcatcctcctcctcctcaaccccttgggaggaaccagtgggcctggtccttcttcAGCAtgacctgtgtgtgtggggggaagccTGGCaatttaagagatttttttacttatttatttgagaggtgatggagagaagcagatagataggggaagagagagagagagagagagagaatgagtgcaccagggactgtagccactgcaaactccagacatgaaccaccttgtatatctggccttatatgggttctggggaatcaaacctgggtccttaggttttgctggcatgtcccttaactgataaaccatctctccagcccaaaagatttttttcaagctagggtttcactctagtgcaggctaacctggaattcactatgtagtctcaaggtggccttgaactcacaacaatcctcatacctctgccttcctagtgctgggataataggtgtgcaccaccacacccagccaaaagatAGTTTTAAAGCAGAACATAAAGTAATGGAAAATTATAGAGACATGGCACCCCTCAACCTCAGTGTTTGGTTGAAGCCTCCAGCCAACTAAGACTCATGAGTTCTAACAAAATTAACATTTGCTATGAAGGTTGCTTGTGACATAGCAACACATTTcccttaatattaaaataagctagccagagccgggtgtggtggcacacgcctttaatcccagcaggaggcagaggtaggaggattgccatgagttcaaggccaccctgagatgacagagttaattccaggtcagcctggaccagagtgagaccctaccttgaaaaaccaaaaaaaaaaaaaaaaaaaaaagaaaaagaaagaaaaaaaaagccagccaggtgtggtggtgcatgcctttaatcccagcactcaggagacagaggtaggaggattgccat contains:
- the Smco1 gene encoding single-pass membrane and coiled-coil domain-containing protein 1, with the translated sequence MKRVDHKLQALQEQFEELDITKDKLTQKFEHHSKILASQAAQDELWTAVLALKFTSMELNILYSYVIEALVCLHTHVLEKLPDLVRGLPTLASVLRQQVKNRRVRVAWESVLSECGLQAGDVTALCTFFIAHGNKAEYYAAKVRHMYIRDVTLMITNMVKNQVLQDGLLKALQVTEKGKAMPPPREPKSPLKELIPSVRN